From Arachis stenosperma cultivar V10309 chromosome 2, arast.V10309.gnm1.PFL2, whole genome shotgun sequence, one genomic window encodes:
- the LOC130961986 gene encoding 60S ribosomal protein L13a-4, with translation MVSGSGICASRVVVDARHHMLGRLASIVAKELLNGQKVVVVRCEEICISGGLVRQKMKYMRFLRKRMNTKPSHGPIHFRAPSKIFWRTVRGMIPHKTKRGEAALARLKVFEGIPPPYDKTKRMVIPDALKVLRLQKGHKFCLLGRLSSEVGWNYYDTITELEKKRKEKAHLLYERKKQLNKLRVKAEKVAEEKLGSQLDILAPVKY, from the exons ATGGTGTCGGGTTCAGGGATATGCGCATCACGGGTGGTGGTGGACGCAAGGCACCACATGCTTGGTCGTCTGGCGTCGATAGTGGCGAAGGAGCTTCTCAATGGTCAGAAGGTTGTGGTGGTTAGGTGCGAGGAGATCTGCATTTCCGGTGGGCTCGTGAGACAGAAAATGAAGTATATGAGGTTCCTCCGTAAGAGGATGAACACTAAGCCCTCTCATGGTCCCATCCATTTCCGTGCTCCTTCTAAGATCTTCTGGCGCACCGTTCGAGG TATGATACCACACAAGACAAAGCGTGGGGAAGCTGCACTTGCTCGTTTGAAGGTTTTTGAGGGAATCCCTCCTCCCTATGACAAGACAAAGAGGATGGTCATCCCTGATGCTCTGAA GGTTCTGAGGCTTCAGAAGGGACACAAATTCTGCTTGCTTGGTAGATTGTCATCTGAGGTTGGATGGAACTACTACGATACCATCACT GAGctggagaagaagagaaaggagAAGGCACATTTGTTGTACGAGAGAAAGAAGCAGCTCAACAAATTGAGGGTGAAAGCTGAGAAGGTTGCTGAGGAGAAGCTTGGTTCCCAACTTGATATCCTTGCTCCAGTCAAATACTGA